A stretch of the Xiphophorus couchianus chromosome 15, X_couchianus-1.0, whole genome shotgun sequence genome encodes the following:
- the aldh8a1 gene encoding 2-aminomuconic semialdehyde dehydrogenase, whose translation MPKSLAPRSYLVLENYIGGKFVSCGNHIDSYDPSTGEVYCKVPDSGKEEVDAAVAAAKEAFLDWSARSPQQRGEILNKLADLIEANMEDLIQAESKDQGKTVTFARTVDIPRSAYNFRFFASSVLHHTTDCSQMDHMGCLNYTVRCPVGVAGLISPWNLPLYLLTWKIAPAIATGNTVVAKPSEMTSVTAWMMCKLLEEAGVPPGVVNVVFGTGQRAGDALVGHPDVPLISFTGSTATAQRITERSAPYCKKLSLELGGKNPAIIFADADLEQCIETTIRSSFSNQGEICLCTSRIYVERSIYSEFLEKFVAAARKWKTGAPSDPSNNNGALISKEHLQKVRSFVALAKSEGAIIHCGEGVDHLDLPAANKSGYFMPPTVISGIPDSSRVMQEEIFGPVTCVCPFDTEDEAVTRGNGVRYGLSATVWSRDVGRVHRLAQKLQAGLVWTNCWLVRDLNLPFGGMKHSGVGREGGKDSYHFFTEVKSITIKH comes from the exons ATGCCAAAAAGCTTGGCACCGCGCTCTTATTTGGTTCTGGAGAACTACATTGGAGGAAAGTTTGTGTCTTGTGGAAATCATATTGACTCCTATGACCCTTCCACCGGTGAGGTCTACTGCAAAGTACCAGACAGTGGCAAAGAAGAG GTAGATGCAGCAGTGGCAGCAGCTAAAGAAGCCTTCCTTGATTGGTCAGCTCGTAGTCCGCAGCAGCGAGGAGAAATCCTCAACAAGCTTGCCGATCTAATTGAAGCCAACATGGAGGATCTCATTCAAGCCGAGTCAAAGGACCAAG GTAAAACTGTGACATTTGCTCGGACTGTGGACATACCTAGGTCTGCGTACAACTTTCGCTTCTTTGCATCGTCTGTGCTCCACCACACCACCGACTGCAGCCAGATGGACCACATGGGCTGCCTGAACTACACCGTACGCTGCCCAGTTGGAGTTG CCGGCTTGATCAGTCCCTGGAACCTCCCTCTGTACCTCCTGACGTGGAAAATTGCCCCGGCAATCGCAACGGGCAACACAGTCGTGGCCAAACCGAGCGAGATGACCTCTGTGACTGCATGGATGATGTGCAAGCTATTGGAGGAAGCTG GCGTCCCTCCAGGTGTGGTCAACGTCGTGTTTGGCACTGGTCAGAGAGCAGGAGACGCCCTTGTTGGCCACCCAGATGTCCCGCTGATCTCTTTCACCGGCTCCACTGCAACTGCTCAACGCATCACAGAACGGAGCGCCCCCTACTGTAAAAAGCTCTCCCTGgagttgggggggaaaaacccAGCTATTATTTTTGCTGATGCAGACCTGGAGCAGTGCATCGAAACAACCATTCGCTCCAGCTTTTCCAATCAG GGAGAAATTTGCTTGTGCACTAGTAGAATTTATGTAGAGAGGAGCATTTACTCTGAGTTTCTGGAGAAATTTGTAGCTGCAGCTAGAAAGTGGAAGACTGGAGCTCCATCTGACCCAAGCAACAACAACGGAGCTCTCATCAGCAAAGAGCACCTACAGAAG GTTCGCAGCTTTGTGGCACTTGCCAAATCAGAAGGAGCTATAATCCACTGTGGTGAAGGAGTTGACCACCTAGACCTTCCTGCAGCCAACAAGTCTGGCTACTTTATGCCTCCTACGGTCATCTCGGGCATCCCTGACAGCTCCCGGGTCATGCAGGAGGAGATCTTCGGCCCTGTCACTTGTGTTTGCCCCTTTGACACAGAAGATGAGGCTGTTACCAGGGGAAACGGAGTCCGCTATGGCCTGTCAGCCACTGTGTGGTCCAGGGATGTGGGAAGAGTTCACCGTTTGGCCCAGAAGCTTCAAGCTGGGTTGGTGTGGACCAACTGCTGGTTGGTGAGAGATCTGAATCTGCCGTTTGGAGGAATGAAGCACTCTGGTGTgggcagggagggagggaaagatTCCTATCACTTCTTCACTGAGGTGAAAAGCATTACTATCAAACACTAA